CCTCCTCGGCGACGACCTGGCCACCGGTGAGGATCGCCATGTCCTGGAGCATCGCCTTGCGGCGGTCCCCGAAGCCGGGGGCCTTGACGGCGACCGCGTTGAAGGTGCCGCGCACCTTGTTGACGACCAGCGTCGACAGCGCCTCGGCCTCGACGTCCTCGGCGATGATCATGAGCGGCTTGCTCTCGCCGACGACCTTCTCCAGCAGCGGCAGCAGGTCGGCGACCTTGGAGATCTTGCCCTGCACCAGCAGCACGTAGGCGTCCTCGAGGACGGCCTCCATGCGCTCGCTGTCCGTGACGAAGTAGGGCGAGAGGTAGCCCTTGTCGAACTGCATCCCCTCGGTGAACTCGAGCTCCATCGCGGTGGTGGAGGACTCCTCGACGGTGATGACCCCGTCCTTGCCCACCTTGTCGAAGGCGTCGGCGATGAGCTCGCCGATCTGCGGGTCCTGGGCCGACAGCGCGGCCACCTGGGCGATCTCGTCGCGGCCCTCGAGCTCGCGGGCGGTCTCCAGGAGGCGGTCGTTGATGGCGGTGACCGCGGCGTCGATGCCCCGCTTCAGCCCGGAGGGGGCGGCGCCGGCGGCGACGTTGCGCAGGCCCTCCTTGACCATGGCCTGCGCCAGCACCGTGGCGGTCGTGGTGCCGTCACCGGCGATGTCGTTGGTCTTGGTCGCGACCTCCTTGGCGAGCTGGGCGCCGAGGTTCTCGTAGGGGTCCTCCAGCTCCACCTCCCGGGCGATGGTCACGCCGTCGTTGGTGATGGTGGGGGCGCCCCACTTCTTGTCGAGGACGACGTTGCGGCCCTTGGGGCCGAGCGTCACCTTGACCGCGTTGGCCAGGGCGTCGACGCCCCGCTCCAACGCCTTGCGGGCGTCGTCGTTGAACTGCAGCTGCTTCGCCATGGGCGAGCGCTCCTTTCAGGTATGTCATGCGGGGGCGTGCGCCGGTGCCGCGCGGCACGCCCCGGTCACCACCGGACGTGGTGACCGGGGCGTGCGGTGCGCGGCGGGTCGGGTCGGACGTCAGCCGACGACGGCCAGGACGTCGCGCGCCGAGAGGATGAGGAACTCCTCGCCGGAGTACTTCACCTCGGTGCCGCCGTACTTGCTGTAGATGACGCGGTCACCCACGGTGACGTCCATGGGCACGCGGTTGCCGTTGTCGTCGACGCGACCCGGACCGACCGCCAGGACCTCGCCCTCCTGGGGCTTCTCCTTCGCGGTGTCCGGGATGACCAGGCCGGAGGCCGTGGTCTGCTCGGCCTCGACGGCCTTGACGACGATGCGGTCCTCGAGCGGCTTGATGGAAACCGACACGGTTACCTTCCTTCTCGTTCAGGTGACGGGCCTGAGCGGCCCGCCAGGTGGTCTTGTGCTGGCCGTCACTCCCCCGCGATCACCCACCGCCGTCGCGGGGGTCGGTCGGCTCTCGCGGCTGGCACTGACGTGCCGAGAGTGCTAGGGACGAATCTAGGCACCGGGTTAGCACTCGGTCAAGCCGAGTGCCAACACGCCGACCGCTCCCGACCGTTCCCGACCGGTCCCCGGGCCCTGGCACCGGTACGCCGGTCCGGCCCCGTCCGCGCTAGAGCAGCACCTGGAGCGGCTGCAGGACCCGCTCGACCACCCGTGTCCCGACGCCCCGCTGCGCCCACTCCTCCAGGGTCAGCTCCTCGCACCGCTCGAGGTCGGCACGGAAGATGTCCTCCATGTGGCCGGCCTGGTCCTCGTCGACGATCTCCAGGTTGATCTCGTAGTTGCCCTGCATCGAGAGCCGGTCGATGTTGGCGGTGCCGATGGTCGCCCACCGGCCGTCCACGGTCATGGTCTTCGCGTGGACCATGACGTCCTGGTAGAGGAAGATCCGCACCCCGCCCTCGAGCAGGGTCTCGTAGTAGGACTGGGCGACGACGTCGGCCAGGACGTGGTTGGAGGCCTCCGGCAGGACCACCCGCACGTCGACCCCCCGCGCGGCGGCGGTGAGCAGGCCGTGCAGGATCTCCCGGTCGGGGATGAAGTAGCCCTGGGTGATCCAGATGCGGTGGACGGCGCGGTCCATGGCCTCGAGGTAGAGGGCACGCACCGGGTAGACCACCCGGCTGGGCTCGTTGCGCGCCGCCCGGACGGAGGTGTGCCAGTCCACGGTGCCGCTGTCGAGCAGCCGGGGGCGGCGCGATCCCTTGTGCCGGTTCCAGAAGTCGGCGAAGGCGTTCTGCAGCTCCCACACGCCGGGCCCCTCGACCCGGACGTGGGTGTCCCTCCAGCTGGTGGCGTAGAGGGACCCGATGTTGTAGCCGCCGACGAAGCCCACGCGACCGTCCACGACGAGGATCTTGCGGTGGTCGCGCCCCGAGGCGCGGACGTCGATGATCGGCAGCGGGGTGCGCAGCACCGGGAAGCGCAGCATGTGCACGCCGTCCGGGAAGCGGAGGAAGTCCCGGGGCACCACGATGTTGGCGAAGCCGTCGACGACGAGGCAGACGAGCACGCCACGCTCCGCCGCGCGCACCACCGCGTCCTTGAAGGCGTGCCCCACGTCGTCGGCCTTCCAGATGTAGGACGCCAGGTAGACGAAGTCCTCCGCCTCGTCGATCGCGGCGATCATGTCGTCGTAGAGGTACTGGCCGTAGGTGTAGGTGGTCAGCCGCGACCCCTTGACCGTGGTGCTCACCGGGTCCTGGGCCGGGGCGTCCCGGTCGACGTGGTCGCGTCGCTTGCGGACCGCGTCCACGGCCACCACCCCGGCCGCGAGGGTGAGCTGGCCGGCGAGGGCGACGCCGGCGGCGCCGAACGCCAGCCTGCGCCCACGGCGCACCAGTCGGTGGACCTTGCGGCTGAAGACGCGGGGCATGCATCCCAATCTACTGCCGCAGAATGGGGGGATGACCGCCGATCCCGCCGCCGACCTGCTGCGACGGCTCGCCGAGGGTCCCGGAGCCCGTCTGCTCGACGCCCTGCCGGCCTACGACGAGCGGGAGACGATCGCCCTGCTCGACCGGTTGCGCGCCGACGGGCACGACCCGGCGCTGGTCTCCGCCGCGCTGACCCAGTCGCGGCTGCGGACGCGCGGCCGGGCCCGGCTCGGACCTGACGTCGAGCGCCTGCTGCTCACCCAGGACGGCCTCGAGCAGGCCACCCGACCCGCGGTGGCCGCCCGACGCGCCGAGCGGCTGGTGCGGACCGGGGTCCGGCACGTGCTGGACCTCGGGTGCGGGCTCGGGCTCGACGCCATCGCCTTCGCCCGCGCCGGACTGGAGGTGACGGCGGTCGAGCGGGACCCGGTGGTGGCCGCCGCCGCCCGGGCCAACCTCGCCCCGTGGCCCGGGGCCCGGGTCCTCACGGGGGACGCGCTCGCGCAGCCCGTCGCGGCCGACGACGGGGCCTTCCTGGACCCGGCGCGCCGCGTCCCGGGGGTGGCGGACTCCCGGGGC
This genomic window from Serinicoccus chungangensis contains:
- the groES gene encoding co-chaperone GroES is translated as MSVSIKPLEDRIVVKAVEAEQTTASGLVIPDTAKEKPQEGEVLAVGPGRVDDNGNRVPMDVTVGDRVIYSKYGGTEVKYSGEEFLILSARDVLAVVG
- a CDS encoding phospholipase D-like domain-containing protein, which encodes MPRVFSRKVHRLVRRGRRLAFGAAGVALAGQLTLAAGVVAVDAVRKRRDHVDRDAPAQDPVSTTVKGSRLTTYTYGQYLYDDMIAAIDEAEDFVYLASYIWKADDVGHAFKDAVVRAAERGVLVCLVVDGFANIVVPRDFLRFPDGVHMLRFPVLRTPLPIIDVRASGRDHRKILVVDGRVGFVGGYNIGSLYATSWRDTHVRVEGPGVWELQNAFADFWNRHKGSRRPRLLDSGTVDWHTSVRAARNEPSRVVYPVRALYLEAMDRAVHRIWITQGYFIPDREILHGLLTAAARGVDVRVVLPEASNHVLADVVAQSYYETLLEGGVRIFLYQDVMVHAKTMTVDGRWATIGTANIDRLSMQGNYEINLEIVDEDQAGHMEDIFRADLERCEELTLEEWAQRGVGTRVVERVLQPLQVLL
- the groL gene encoding chaperonin GroEL (60 kDa chaperone family; promotes refolding of misfolded polypeptides especially under stressful conditions; forms two stacked rings of heptamers to form a barrel-shaped 14mer; ends can be capped by GroES; misfolded proteins enter the barrel where they are refolded when GroES binds), which codes for MAKQLQFNDDARKALERGVDALANAVKVTLGPKGRNVVLDKKWGAPTITNDGVTIAREVELEDPYENLGAQLAKEVATKTNDIAGDGTTTATVLAQAMVKEGLRNVAAGAAPSGLKRGIDAAVTAINDRLLETARELEGRDEIAQVAALSAQDPQIGELIADAFDKVGKDGVITVEESSTTAMELEFTEGMQFDKGYLSPYFVTDSERMEAVLEDAYVLLVQGKISKVADLLPLLEKVVGESKPLMIIAEDVEAEALSTLVVNKVRGTFNAVAVKAPGFGDRRKAMLQDMAILTGGQVVAEEVGLSLDSVGLEVLGTARRVVATKDTTTIVEGNGDAQAVSDRVAQLQAEAAATDSDWDREKLQERIAKLAGGVCVIKVGAHTEVELKEKKHRIEDAVSATRAAIEEGIVAGGGSALVHAAGAAEELQLEGDEAVGAAIVRKSAAEPLRWIAENAGLQGYVATTRVAEMSPGQGLNAATGEYGDLFSAGVIDPVKVTRSALRNAASIASMVLTTDTLVVDKPEDDDEDGHGHSH